A portion of the Amia ocellicauda isolate fAmiCal2 chromosome 22, fAmiCal2.hap1, whole genome shotgun sequence genome contains these proteins:
- the LOC136718546 gene encoding cathepsin L2-like: MQAALTLLLVCGVAVSSAQPGDPSLDSAWEDWKTLHGKLYTEDSEGYRRQVWEENLRFIEQHNLEHSQGKHSYTLGMNHFGDLTHEEFTGMAGFRADSALDDTAVSNWTRSTGTPPPSLDWRTKGYVTPVKDQGKCHSCWAFSAAGALEGLHFKKTRRLVALSEQNLVDCVKGPGYKSKGCNKGYMHEAFKYISLHGIASERTYPYNATDGNCRYTNAQKAASCTGYTFVPSESERALTDILASVGPISVAVNMHPRTFRFYKQEL, from the exons ATGCAGGCGGCTCTGACATTGCTGTTGGTGTGCGGTGTGGCCGTGTCCTCAGCCCAGCCAGGGGATCCGTCTCTGGACAGCGCCTGGGAAGACTGGAAGACTCTGCATGGCAAACTGTACACTGAG GACTCTGAGGGCTACAGGAGGCAGGTTTGGGAGGAGAACCTGCGTTTCATCGAGCAGCACAACCTGGAGCACTCCCAGGGGAAGCACAGCTACACTCTGGGGATGAACCACTTCGGGGATCTG ACCCATGAGGAGTTCACTGGGATGGCGGGGTTCAGAGCTGACAGTGCCCTGGATGACACTGCCGTCTCCAACTGGACTCGCTCCACGGGGACACCTCCACCTTCATTAGACTGGCGCACCAAGGGATACGTAACTCCTGTGAAAGATCAG GGTAAATGTCACTCCTGCTGGGCGTTCTCTGCTGCAGGAGCCTTGGAGGGACTGCACTTCAAAAAGACCAGAAGGCTGGTGGCCTTGAGTGAGCAGAACCTGGTGGACTGTGTCAAGGGCCCTGGGTATAAAAGCAAAGGCTGCAATAAAGGATATATGCATGAAGCATTTAAATACATCAGTCTCCATGGGATTGCCTCGGAGAGAACTTACCCTTACAATGCGACG GATGGAAATTGCCGATATACCAATGCACAAAAAGCTGCCAGCTGCACCGGCTATACATTTGTGCCATCAGAAAGTGAGAGAGCTTTGACAGATATACTGGCTAGTGTCGGGCCCATCTCTGTGGCTGTTAATATGCATCCAAGAACTTTCAGATTTTACAAACaag AGCTGTAG
- the LOC136718323 gene encoding eukaryotic translation initiation factor 4 gamma 1: protein MNMTSEELYRQLDKLIKEKADNQRIYDWVEANLDEQQISSAVFVRAVMTSVCQSAISSENPYKVDMNQRVPLLQKYLTDEQKELQGLYALQALMVKMEQPANLLRTFFDTLYDEDIIKEEAFYKWETSPDPAEQQGRDTALKSVTAFFTWLREDEEED from the exons ATGAACATGACTTCGGAGGAGCTCTACAGGCAGTTGGACAAACTGATAAAGGAGAAGGCAGACAACCAAAGAATATATGACTGGGTGGAG GCCAACCTGGACGAGCAGCAGATCTCCTCCGCGGTGTTCGTCAGGGCAGTGATGACGTCGGTGTGTCAGTCTGCCATCAGCT CTGAGAATCCGTACAAAGTGGACATGAATCAGAGAGTCCCGCTCCTGCAGAAGTACCTCACGGATGAGCAGAAGGAGCTGCAGGGCCTCTATGCTCTTCAGGCCTTGATGGTGAAGATGGAGCAGCCAGCGA ATCTCTTGCGGACGTTCTTTGACACGCTGTACGATGAAGACATCATTAAGGAGGAGGCCTTCTACAAATGGGAGACCAGTCCAGACCCGGCGGAGCAGCAGGGCAGGGACACGGCGCTCAAGTCCGTCACCGCCTTCTTCACCTGGCTCCgcgaggatgaggaggaggactGA